A genome region from Apus apus isolate bApuApu2 unplaced genomic scaffold, bApuApu2.pri.cur manual_scaffold_39_ctg1, whole genome shotgun sequence includes the following:
- the LOC127396252 gene encoding acrosin-like encodes MALLLLLVLLALGWPVHGTWDNCGTCGLRPLASFYGKWRVVGGTNARPGAWPWIVSIQDPWTIGSGHICGGSLITPQWVITAAHCFINASYISTWRVVIGANRLSRLGPEVQVRHIRQLLIHEHYNQPTHWNDIALLELDQPVQCSSYIQLACVPDISLRVQELKNCYVSGWGATTARSASVNESDVLQEARVHLIDTGICNSSWWYRGEIHHHNLCAGYERGVIDTCQGDSGGPLVCKDNYRDYFWLVGLTSWGRGCARARQPGVYVSTQHFYNWILVQLGLRAAGRAAE; translated from the exons ATGGCTTTGCTCCTGCTCCTCgtcctgctggctctgggctGGCCCGTGCATGGCACATGGGACAACTGTGG GACCTGTGGGCTTCGGCCCTTGGCTTCTTTCTACGGCAAGTGGCGCGTCGTGGGTGGCACCAATGCACGGCCGGGGGCCTGGCCCTGGATCGTCAGCATCCAGGATCCCTGGACAATAGGCTCAGGGCACATATGTGGAGGGTCCCTCATCACCCCACAGTGGGTCATCACAGCAGCCCACTGCTTCATCAATGCCAG CTACATCTCCACGTGGCGTGTGGTGATCGGGGCCAACCGCTTGTCTCGGCTGGGCCCTGAGGTCCAAGTGCGCCACATCAGGCAGCTCCTGATCCACGAGCACTATAACCAACCCACACATTGGAACGACATcgccctgctggagctggaccAGCCCGTCCAGTGCAGCTCCTACATACAGCTGGCCTGTGTGCCTGATATCTCGCTGAGAGTGCAAGAGCTGAAAAACTGCTATGTCAGTGGCTGGGGTGCCACCACTGCCAGAT CAGCCTCTGTAAACGAGAGTGATGTCCTGCAGGAGGCCAGGGTGCACCTCATTGATACCGGCATCTGTAACAGCAGCTGGTGGTACAGAGGGGAAATCCACCACCACAACCTGTGTGCTGGCTATGAACGGGGTGTCATCGACACCTGCCAG ggtgaCAGTGGTGGCCCTCTGGTCTGCAAAGATAACTATCGTGACTACTTTTGGCTGGTTGGATTGACCAGCTGGGGGAGAGGATGTGCAAGAGCAAGACAGCCCGGGGTTTACGTCTCCACACAGCACTTCTACAACTGGATCCTGGTGCAGCTGGGACTGcgtgcagcagggagggctgctgAATGA